The genome window CGATTCTGGCCCAACAATAAAAAGTCAATGAGCTGTGTTCTCCTGGAATGGATACACGGACACGACTCCCCGCAGGACTGAAATTCAACGCACCTGCTGGCAAACCCCAACGGTCTGCGACGCGACGAGCCCCCACGATCGTTCCTTGAGAATTTGAACCGGCATCGTTGTTTAATTGCCTACCCATCACCTCACCGGATTTCACGGGATAATAAGCAAGTACTCGCGGATCCTCGGAGAGTCTCTCGCTTCTGGCTACCCATGAGTTCTGTCGTTCCAGCCGATTTTCATAAAACTGGTGACCATATTCCTCCACCGAGGAAACGCTCTTAGTATTCTTTGAGCTCAACATTGACTGACCGGGCTTCGTCCATTGCATTGTTTCGCCATCCGCAAGAAGGTATTTTTCCTCACCAATAGGATACCACTCAACCTCGCCTTGAAACACCTGTATTTCGGCGCCATTGGGACTGACATCCAAAGCAAACTCTGTCCCCAAATCCACCACCTCACCAGAGGAGGTTAGCACCTTGAACCCACGGGCTGCCTCCGGCACAAGTGCACGGATTTTGCCTTTGGAAACGGTCATTTCCATAGGCGAGTGAATCTCGAATTCAGATTCACCTTCTATCACAACGGACACTCCACTGAAGAATTCCAATTGCGCGATACCTGAACCAAGTTTGATTGAACCTTGCGGCAATAAGTCACCACGTTCCAATAAGGTATCCTCCAACCAAACAGCCTCGGACTGGTCTGCTAATATAGCATATCCGGCAGCGACAGGTTCGGAATCGTTTGCTTGATTCGCAACGCCTGATTTTCCAAGACCCCAGCCTGATATTCCAACCAGGACAAACATTGCGATTGCTGCGGCAACCCCTAATGAATACGAATGTTTTTTCCAAAAAGAATTAGGCGATACCACTGAACCTGCACCGATACGTTGAGCTTCTAATTTAAGGGCACTGTGCAATTTCAGGCGATTGTAGTAGTCCTGACGAGCTTCGGGATTAACCCGCATCTCAGCTTCCAAACGAAGGAAATCTGCCTCTGAAATTGTAGCATCCAGTAATTCGTCAATAAGTTGATTACGTTCATCGGGTGTCATGTTTGAACCTCCTTTTCCAATGATAGTTGCTTTTCAACACAGGTCTGAAGTTTATTCCTCAGGCGATGCAGAGTAACTTTTAGCACACCTACACTTCTGCCCACCTGCGTGGAGTATTGCTCTAAGGATGTTTTTTCAAAATATCGGTGATGAATGAGTTCGCGATGAGCTGGTTTCAATTTCTTTAAACAAAACTGAAGCGCTTTTTGATGCATTGAGAGTTCATCAAGCTGGCCGGGCAGTTCCTCTGAAATCGTGTCCACAAGTTCTTCGCAAAAAACCAGTCTCGCATCCTTCGCCTGACGAAAACGCCATTTCCTAACCTGAAAGCGGGCAATACTGAAAATCCAGGCCTTGAAGTTAGTTCCAATTTCAAAATCGCCACGTTTTTCCCAGATAATGGTATTAGATTCCTGCGCCACATCGTCTGCCTGAAGATCACCGGGCATCA of Verrucomicrobiota bacterium contains these proteins:
- a CDS encoding FecR domain-containing protein, giving the protein MTPDERNQLIDELLDATISEADFLRLEAEMRVNPEARQDYYNRLKLHSALKLEAQRIGAGSVVSPNSFWKKHSYSLGVAAAIAMFVLVGISGWGLGKSGVANQANDSEPVAAGYAILADQSEAVWLEDTLLERGDLLPQGSIKLGSGIAQLEFFSGVSVVIEGESEFEIHSPMEMTVSKGKIRALVPEAARGFKVLTSSGEVVDLGTEFALDVSPNGAEIQVFQGEVEWYPIGEEKYLLADGETMQWTKPGQSMLSSKNTKSVSSVEEYGHQFYENRLERQNSWVARSERLSEDPRVLAYYPVKSGEVMGRQLNNDAGSNSQGTIVGARRVADRWGLPAGALNFSPAGSRVRVSIPGEHSSLTFYCWARIDSLDRLYNSLFLTDGHELNEPHWQIMNDGRLFFSVKRRDRDEAKNLNDKHIAYSPSFWDPSKSGKWFQIATVYDVGSQTTTHYVNGQQISRDQISDEYAVDTVKIGAASIGNWNEPTRGDPQFALRNLNGAIDEFTIFNAALSSEEISDLYTQGRP
- a CDS encoding sigma-70 family RNA polymerase sigma factor; this encodes MDPGNQDAEIVSLLMKHQQALRLYIDSLMPGDLQADDVAQESNTIIWEKRGDFEIGTNFKAWIFSIARFQVRKWRFRQAKDARLVFCEELVDTISEELPGQLDELSMHQKALQFCLKKLKPAHRELIHHRYFEKTSLEQYSTQVGRSVGVLKVTLHRLRNKLQTCVEKQLSLEKEVQT